The DNA sequence TTCTGGGTGGCCAGAGGTTACGCTGGCCCGGTGGAGGTGATGATCGGTGCGGCCCGTCGCTTCAGAGATGGTGAGCTTTCCGCCCGAAACGGTCTCTCTCGGAATGACGAGCTAGGGGAACTGGCCAGGGAGTTCGACTCGGTGTCCGCGGCCCTCGAGTCCAAGGTCATAGCTATGGAGAGGTCCTCTGCCACGATAAACTCCCTTATGGAGATAAAGTCGGAGGTCGAATTTGGGGATAAACTTTTAAAGAAACTCATGGAGGACGGTATACCCCGCTTCGGGGCGATTTACGGCACCGATGGATCGACTTTCAGTCCTCTGTCCACCGTAGGGCTGGCATGGCCTTACCGATCCTTCAGTGGCGAGGCTCTGGAGGGAGAGCTCGGTTTCGTCCTGTCCTTCCCGGGCAAATGGCACCGTTATCCCTTAACCGACGACACGGTCTTTACGTTAAAAGGTTTTCTCGGGGATATCCTCCCTAAAGAGGTGGCCTCTTTAGCGGTATTGGTCGACGGAAAACCCTATATGGTCGTCGTCCTGGGATCTACGACAGGTTTCTCGTCGGATTACCTATCTTACCTGGATATGCTGATCAGCCCTCTTTCCGCTCTGGCAGCTAACTTGGACCATATAGGCCGGAGGGAGGCTATGACTATAGAGCTACAGGCACAAAACGACGAAATTCAGTCACAAAGGGACAGGATCATGGAGGCCGATCGGCTCAAAGGGCAGTTCCTCTCCAACGTCAGCCACGAGCTTAGGACCCCTCTTAACTCCATATTGGCCCTGTCCAGGCTGATGTTACGCCCTCAGTCCTCTTTAGGGGACGATGAGAGGGAGTATATGTCCATAATAGAGAGAAACGGCGGGAATTTACTGGAGCTGATCAACGATGTACTGGATCTGTCGAAGATAGAGGCAGGTAGGGTGGAGCTTTTCCCCGAGGAGTTCGAGCTTTCTCAGGAGGTAGCCCACATAGTCAGATCTATGGATCCTCTGGCGAAGGAAAAGGGTCTGGTCATAAGAGGGGATATACCGTATATAATGGTGTATATGGACAGGTCCCGACTACGGCAGATCATGGTCAACCTTTTAGGTAACGCTATCAAGTTTACCGATCGTGGATCTATCGACCTTACAGGCCACACCGAAGGGGGCTACGTAGCCCTTGAGGTCATAGATACAGGCATAGGGATCTCCTCCGATGACCTTCCCTATATCTTCGACGAGTTCCGTCAAGGCGATGGATCGGTCTCCAGACAGCACGGTGGAACGGGCCTGGGATTGGCCATCGTCAGTCGGCTTGTCCGTCTTATGGGAGGTTCCATATCGGTGGACAGCTCTCCCGGGGAGGGAACCCGTTTCTCCATTACCCTTCCCTTTTCTTCGTCGTGAGGAGGTGCTTTTATGTGTAAAGTTCTTATGGTGGACGATAACTACGATAATCTGGTCATACTGAGGGCCATCCTTAAGGCCGTCGCACCTGAGTGCAGCTCTAGGTTTGCGTCCTCCGGTGAGGAGGCCCTTAGGATAGTCGCGGCGGACAGACCTGACGTGATTATCCTGGATATATTGATGCCCGGTATGGACGGTTTTCAGGTGTGCAGTCGACTGAAGGGAGACCAGGGCTACTCGGATATCCCGGTCATACTCCTGACCGCTATGGACTCGAGCCCGGAAAATCGCACCAAAGGGCTTAAGTGCGGTGCGGATGCCTTTTTGACTAAGCCTGTCTCAGAGGTGGAGCTTGAGGCCCAGATGAGGGCCTTGCTCGGCAAAAAACAGCAGACCGCTATCCTCAAATCCGATCTGCAAGGCCTTCAGAAACAGGTGGACAAGGACAGGGCCAGGCTTCAGTTTGAGGGGGTAAAACACCGATCCATAGTGGACAACCTCCAGGACGGGGTTCTCCTCTACGACCTCTCCTCCGGCGTACCTAGGCTGGTGGAGGCCAACTCCGCCGCTTCCAGGCTTCTCTCCCTACCGAAAGGGGATCTAAGAGAGGGGGCTTTGGATTTGCCTCTGGAGGGAGGAGAGTTTTTCCTCGATCTGGAA is a window from the Dethiosulfovibrio salsuginis genome containing:
- a CDS encoding ATP-binding protein, with the translated sequence MARKFMSSIGAKLLIWFAIIGLIPMISAVTVTSLRRVHSIKEEAMSKLEAIRDLKATQLSQWLQERRSSFLSVASDSSLIQLVQSLEDRRSPEQRALLMEVRQLLRRHRRSSVDVDDFFLIDAPTGKVVASTNPADENKVVYGPFVEIPISLGRMWEQDLARSPLTGSLVLAFSAPIWGVDEREGEVLFVLGARIYAEKSLFRILSDRTGLGYSGETIIINGERTVLSELRWSDNAPLNFKLRSEPASLASEGFSGVMEATDYRGVSVISAYGPIGGTEWGLITEQDLSELMATVRKSMVEVGVVLGFSVLMVCLVSFWVARGYAGPVEVMIGAARRFRDGELSARNGLSRNDELGELAREFDSVSAALESKVIAMERSSATINSLMEIKSEVEFGDKLLKKLMEDGIPRFGAIYGTDGSTFSPLSTVGLAWPYRSFSGEALEGELGFVLSFPGKWHRYPLTDDTVFTLKGFLGDILPKEVASLAVLVDGKPYMVVVLGSTTGFSSDYLSYLDMLISPLSALAANLDHIGRREAMTIELQAQNDEIQSQRDRIMEADRLKGQFLSNVSHELRTPLNSILALSRLMLRPQSSLGDDEREYMSIIERNGGNLLELINDVLDLSKIEAGRVELFPEEFELSQEVAHIVRSMDPLAKEKGLVIRGDIPYIMVYMDRSRLRQIMVNLLGNAIKFTDRGSIDLTGHTEGGYVALEVIDTGIGISSDDLPYIFDEFRQGDGSVSRQHGGTGLGLAIVSRLVRLMGGSISVDSSPGEGTRFSITLPFSSS